One Ostrinia nubilalis chromosome 6, ilOstNubi1.1, whole genome shotgun sequence genomic region harbors:
- the LOC135072522 gene encoding uncharacterized protein LOC135072522 isoform X2 → MSFGYTKTGKSFVNEAGPAPVSSRFLDLGGVISQLFPGFNQGAPGGSPGLNFPPNSQFYPAVLPQGFNAQTPAPVGYGNMWPNNLQGSNYYGGLQNQQQLNRPPNSLNFNSQTLQNEGRPFKQVQDVAQILNIQNNNDLRPDLVSPSSNNSRFQRSEWNRNPESPHEGDDYGSLDTRNEGTLEDFFTTENTNINDDGNVMFPKQDDQEPMRTTTKNAIWGKTVSVPTTTISSDVIVFLDDEETPSQKECVQNCPTTSEYNPVCGSDSVTYFNPGRLLCARNCGLNVRQTRIGSCASNSG, encoded by the exons ATGTCGTTCGGATACACAAAAACAGGAAAGTCTTTTGTAAACGAAGCGGGCCCGGCCCCCGTAAGTTCCAGATTCCTTGATCTCGGAGGAGTTATTAGCCAACTATTCCCGGGTTTTAATCAAGGGGCACCCGGGGGGAGTCCTGGCCTTAATTTCCCACCTAATTCGCAGTTTTATCCCGCTGTCCTTCCACag GGCTTTAATGCTCAAACACCCGCTCCTGTTGGCTATGGGAACATGTGGCCAAATAATTTACAGG gtaGCAATTATTATGGAGGTCTCCAAAATCAACAACAACTGAACCGACCACCGAACTCGCTGAATTTCAATTCGCAAACATTGCAAAATGAAGGAAGGCCGTTCAAACAAGTACAGGACGTAGCACAAATActaaatattcaaaacaataatGATCTAAGGCCCGATCTTGTGAGTCCATCGTCAAATAATTCAAGATTTCAAAGATCTGAATGGAACCGAAATCCTGAAAGTCCCCACGAGGGTGACGACTATGGAAGTTTAGATACCAGAAATGAAGGAACGTTAGAAGATTTCTTTACTACTGAAAACACTAACATAAACGACGATGGCAATGTAATGTTCCCAAAGCAAGACGACCAAGAGCCAATGAGGACGACGACTAAGAATGCAATATGGGGGAAGACAGTATCAGTTCCGACTACAACTATAtcgagtgacgtcatagttTTCTTAGACGA tgAGGAAACTCCATCTCAAAAAGAATGCGTACAAAATTGTCCAACCACGTCGGAGTACAACCCAGTATGCGGGTCGGACAGCGTGACTTATTTTAACCCTGGAAGGCTGTTGTGCGCACGGAACTGTGGGCTCA ATGTACGTCAAACACGAATAGGCAGCTGTGCATCAAATTCAGGGTGA
- the LOC135072522 gene encoding uncharacterized protein LOC135072522 isoform X1 has protein sequence MFCNQNNILLFISLTAYVAVDLSRSMSFGYTKTGKSFVNEAGPAPVSSRFLDLGGVISQLFPGFNQGAPGGSPGLNFPPNSQFYPAVLPQGFNAQTPAPVGYGNMWPNNLQGSNYYGGLQNQQQLNRPPNSLNFNSQTLQNEGRPFKQVQDVAQILNIQNNNDLRPDLVSPSSNNSRFQRSEWNRNPESPHEGDDYGSLDTRNEGTLEDFFTTENTNINDDGNVMFPKQDDQEPMRTTTKNAIWGKTVSVPTTTISSDVIVFLDDEETPSQKECVQNCPTTSEYNPVCGSDSVTYFNPGRLLCARNCGLNVRQTRIGSCASNSG, from the exons ATGTTTTGCAATCAAAACAACATTCTGTTGTTTATTTCActga CTGCCTACGTAGCCGTAGACTTATCACGATCAATGTCGTTCGGATACACAAAAACAGGAAAGTCTTTTGTAAACGAAGCGGGCCCGGCCCCCGTAAGTTCCAGATTCCTTGATCTCGGAGGAGTTATTAGCCAACTATTCCCGGGTTTTAATCAAGGGGCACCCGGGGGGAGTCCTGGCCTTAATTTCCCACCTAATTCGCAGTTTTATCCCGCTGTCCTTCCACag GGCTTTAATGCTCAAACACCCGCTCCTGTTGGCTATGGGAACATGTGGCCAAATAATTTACAGG gtaGCAATTATTATGGAGGTCTCCAAAATCAACAACAACTGAACCGACCACCGAACTCGCTGAATTTCAATTCGCAAACATTGCAAAATGAAGGAAGGCCGTTCAAACAAGTACAGGACGTAGCACAAATActaaatattcaaaacaataatGATCTAAGGCCCGATCTTGTGAGTCCATCGTCAAATAATTCAAGATTTCAAAGATCTGAATGGAACCGAAATCCTGAAAGTCCCCACGAGGGTGACGACTATGGAAGTTTAGATACCAGAAATGAAGGAACGTTAGAAGATTTCTTTACTACTGAAAACACTAACATAAACGACGATGGCAATGTAATGTTCCCAAAGCAAGACGACCAAGAGCCAATGAGGACGACGACTAAGAATGCAATATGGGGGAAGACAGTATCAGTTCCGACTACAACTATAtcgagtgacgtcatagttTTCTTAGACGA tgAGGAAACTCCATCTCAAAAAGAATGCGTACAAAATTGTCCAACCACGTCGGAGTACAACCCAGTATGCGGGTCGGACAGCGTGACTTATTTTAACCCTGGAAGGCTGTTGTGCGCACGGAACTGTGGGCTCA ATGTACGTCAAACACGAATAGGCAGCTGTGCATCAAATTCAGGGTGA